The Marivirga tractuosa DSM 4126 genome contains the following window.
GGTAGTACCGGAAGATTTGAGAGAACAAATTCCAACTAAAAAGGACCAACATCTTTTCTCAAATGTTCAGGATGAAATCTTGAAACAAAAAGCCCAAGCCAGAGGAGCAAAATCAATGGAGGAATTGACTTATCAACATTTCAAAGAAGAAATGGACATGATCAATAAGGCTTATTATACTGTAATGACTGAAGGTGATGCAAACGGACAGCCTTTCACCTTCCCTATCCCAACGGTAAACATTACAGAGGATTTTGACTGGCATGGTAAGAATACAGATATCCTTTTTGAGAATACAGCTAAAATCGGCTCCTCCTATTTCCAGAATTTTATAGGTAGTCAATATACTTATGATGAAGAGGGCAATAAAATTGAAAACCCATTAGCCTACAAGCCTAATGCAGTAAGAAGCATGTGCTGTCGATTGCAATTAGATTTGCGAGAGCTGTTAAAAAGGGGAAATGGACTGTTCGGAAGTGCAGAAATGACGGGAAGCATTGGGGTGGTCACCATTAATATGGCGAGACTTGGGTATTTGTATAAAGGAAATGAAGAAGCTTTCTATGAAAGACTAGATTTTTTATTGGGTATAGCGAAATCCACTTTGGAGAAGAAAAGGAAATTCATTCAAGAAATGTATGATAGAGGGCTTTATCCATATACAAAGCGTTATCTGACGCATTTTAGGAATCATTTCTCCACCATTGGAGTGAATGGAATGAATGAGATGATTAGGAATTTTACTGATGAAGAATTTGACATTACTTCTCATGAAGGAATGAAATTATCTTCTCAAATTCTAGAATACATCCGAACGAGAATGAAGCAGTATCAGGAAGAAACTGGCAATTTATATAATTTGGAAGCCACACCGGCTGAAGGCACAACTTACCGATTTGCCAAAGAAGATAAAAAGCGTTTTCCTGAAATACTGCAAGCCGGAATGGAGGAGAATATTTATTATACCAATAGCTCTCAAATTCCTGCTAGTCATACGGATGATCCATTTGAAGCCTTAATGCTTCAGGATGATTTGCAGTGTATGTACACGGGCGGAACTGTTTTGCACTTATACATGCGTGAAAAAATCAGCTCTGCCGAAGCTTGCCGAAATTTAGTCAAGAAAGTGATGACTAATTTCAAATTGCCTTATATCACTGTTACACCAGTTTTCAGTATTTGTCCGACACATGGTTATTTAACAGGCGAACATGAATATTGCCCTAAATGTGATGACAATCTGAAAGAGCAATTAGAAGTAGAAGAATCTGAATTTTGAATAGAATCTAATAATTGATATCACAAAAACATGCGGTTTGGTACTCAACATCAGTATGTTATAATCTTTGTTCATGTAAAAGGCTCATAGCCTCTATGTAATTTAAACTTTAAAACAGAAATAAAATGGAAGCACAAGTAAAGACAGCGACAAAATTAGAGAAAAGCAATGAATTAAGGACTAAATGCCTGGTTTACACAAGGGTAATGGGCTATCATAGACCAGTAGAGAGCTTTAACATTGGTAAAAAAGGCGAACATAAGGAACGTAAACATTTCAATGAGTAAGGGAACACCCATATATGATATTACGCCTTTTACCTTATTGGACTATCCTGATAAAACGGCCTGCATCATTTGGTATGCAGGCTGTAATATGCGATGTGGCTATTGCTATAATCCTGATATTGTATTAGGAAAAGGTAAGATTTCAATAGAAGAAGTACTACGGTTTTTAAAAAGCCGAAAAGGACTTTTGGATGGAATAGTGATGAGCGGAGGAGAATGCACTATGCATCCTTCTTTAATTACTTTTGCTCAAGAGGTAAAAAAATTGGGAATGTTAATAAAAGTGGATACCAATGGAAGCAGGCCAGGAGTATTAAAAAAGCTTTATGAAAATGGAACATTAGATTATGTTGCACTTGATTTTAAGGCCACACCTCAGAAATTCCAATCTATAACTAAATCAAATTTATTCACACCATTTGAGAAAAGTTTGTCATTTCTGATACAGCACCAAATTCCATTTGAGGTACGGACTACTGTTCACTCGAAGCAATTATCATCTGATGATATTTGCAAAATGAGAGATTATCTCTCCGAAAAAGGCTATAGAGGCACTTATTACCTCCAACATTATGTAAATGATACCAAAACAATTGAATCTTTAAAACCTTCTGACAAGAATATGTTAGATCAAAATTTTTCTAAGCAAAACTTGAAAGTGGAAATACGCTCTTCTTTGTAAATTTACTTTATCCTGTTAGTTTTTTCAATGATATGCTGCATATCATCATTAATAGTGCAGAAAATGCCATTTCAAAAATCTTTTAAGGGAAATTAACCCCGACAATTTATAAAAACTTAAGAGGTCAAGTTTGGGTGTTTTATAATTTCTGTTTAGGATGAATTTTATCATATAACTAACTTATAATTTGTTTCTTATAAATTGTCGGTTCTTTGGACGGAAAATTCATATGAATTTTTCGGGTTAAGATACTTGAAATATATAAAAAGGTATCGCTTTGTTACAAAAAATAATAAAAATTACCCATTCTTTGTTACAATATTTGATTAATATTACCCTATCTTTATAACAACTATAAAAAAATGGCATATTATCGTAAGCAAATAGAAACACTATTAAGCTGGAAAGAAGAAAATAATCGAAAACCTTTGGTACTGCGTGGGGCAAGGCAAGTAGGTAAAACCACTTTGATAAATATCTTCTCACAAAACTATAAGCAATTTATCTCCCTTAATTTAGAAAAAAAGAAGGATGCCAATTATTTTAAAACGTACAAAGAGGCAAACGTTCTGCTAGAGGCTTTACTCTTGATAAATCGCTTACAAGACGTTGAAAAAAAGGAGACGCTCTTGTTTATAGATGAGATACAAGAATGCCCGGAAGCCATTGCACTTTTACGTTATTTTTATGAAGAACTTCCGCATTTACATGTAATAGCAGCTGGATCGCTACTGGAGCACTCCTTATCACAAGTAAAATCTTTTCCTGTTGGGCGTGTAAAGTATTTGTATATATTTCCTATGAATTTTCAGGAGTTTTTATTGGCTCATAAAATGGATGCTCTCCTAGAACAATTAGGAAAAATACCAATAAATCAGGCAGCGCACCAAGTCGCAATGGATTGGTTTCATAGCTATGCGCTCGTAGGTGGTATGCCCGAGGTGGTAGCGAATAATACCAATCAAGAAGGCATTAGTCAATTATCCCCTATTTATGAAAGTATATGGGCAAGCTACCAAGACGATGTACCAAAATATGCCAAAAATGCCACCGAAGAAAAAGTGATACGACATCTGATGCGAACTGCTCCTTTGTATCTGGATGCACGGGTTACTTTTCAAGGCTTTGGTAATAGCAATTATCGCTCGCGTGAGGTGGGCGAAAGTTTTAGGGCTTTAGATGATACTAAAATTATTCAACTGATTTATCCCGGTACTTCAGTTGATTATCCATTGGTTACAGACTACCGGAAAAGTCCTAGACTTCAATTTTTGGACACTGGTTTGTTAAATCATGCTCTCGGCATACAGGCTGATTTGCTCGCAGTAGAGGATTTGAGTACTAGTTATAAAGGAGCTTTATTGCCTCACCTAATTACTCAAGAATTGATTTCCATGCAAGAGCAGTCATATCAAAAACCTAATTTTTGGGTACGTCAAAAGAAAGATGCACAGGCCGAAGTAGATTTGGTATATTCTTATCGTGGCCATATTATCCCCATAGAAATAAAATCGGGTAAAGTAGGTAAACTGCGTTCACTGCATCAATTTATTGATGCCGCTCCCCATCCTTTTGCTGTTCGTATGTATGCAGGAAAATTTAGTATAGAAAGCCATAAAACACCTAAAGGCACTCCTTATCATTTGATGAATTTACCCTATTATTTAACGCTATATTTAGAAAAGTACTTGACTTATTTTATAGAGAATACTTCGGTATGAAAATAAGCAAACGTAAAGCTAAACCTAAATTGAAAGGCTCCTAATCCTTCCATCTATTCATCATTAATCCTACATTTAAACCTCTGATGGTTGTCAAACCTATATAAACTTGATAATGATAGAATAAAAACTAGTGTAAATGATAATGTCTTAAAATTTGATTGTTTGTATATAAACAGTTAATTTAATGACTTATGTCATAAATGCATTTGGATGTATTTTTTACTTTTGTTTTAGAGAGCAAATAAACATGGACATTTTACAACCAATAAAAAAGCTTCTTATTAAAATTGGCCTGGAACCTGGCCGGAAATGGAAAAAAGTAGCTATTGTCTCTTTTGCTGCTTTTGTGGGCTTAGGATTTTATATATTAAAGGTTAGCCATGCAGTTTCCTATCTTTCTGATGATCCTCAAGCTTGTGTAAACTGCCACATTATGATGCCGCAATATGTAACTTGGAATCATAGTTCTCACAGGGAAGTAGCCACATGTAACGGATGTCATGTTCCTCACGATAATATTTTTAATCAATATTTTTTTAAGGCTAAAGATGGTTTATACCATGCCTCAGTTTTTACTATGCGTGCAGAACCACAAGTAATTCAGGCATTGGAAGCCTCACAGGCAGTAATTCAAAGTAATTGTATCAGGTGCCACGAAGACCAGGTAACAGATGCTAAAATGGGTTCGTTCGTGGAAGACCATCATTCCAAAAGAACGGATAGAACTTGCTGGGAATGCCACAGAGATGTGCCTCACGGTAGAGTTAAAAGTCTTTCATCAGTAGGTAGTCAAATTGAACCTATTAAAGTTCATGTGCCAGAAGACAGAGAGATTATACCGAAATGGCTTAAAGAATCCATGAAAGAAGAAAATTCGCAGAAACCTAAAACTATATCACCATGAAGAACTGGATACTATTTGGTATAACTGCTATAGCAGTATTTTTACTTGCCATGTTAGCTTATACCATCATCGATAGAAAGGCAGAAGCTAGATTTGCCTATCAGCCTAAAGTTGAAATCCAAAGTATTGAACCTAGAGATTCTGTTTGGGGCTTAAATTATCCAAGGCAATATCAATCCTACATGAAAACAGCAGATACCACTTTCAAAAGCATGTACAATACCAGTGGTTTTGCAGATATTCTGGATGAACAATCTGAATTGGTAGTTTTATGGGCAGGATATGGTTTTGGTAAAGATTATAACCAACCTCGAGGTCATGTTTATGCAGTAGCAGATATATTGAAAACACTAAGAACTGGTGCTCCAATGAAACAAGGGGATGGGCCAATGCCAAGCACTTGCTGGACTTGTAAAAGTCCTGATGTTCCTCGCCTAATGAAGGAAATGGGTGCTACTGAGTTTTATAGTAAGCAATTTTCGGATTTAGGCAGTGAAGTGATAAATCCAATTGGTTGTGCTGATTGCCACGATCCTAACACAATGAATTTAACCGTCACTCGACCAGCTTTAATAGAAGCTTATGAAGCAATGGGAAAAAATATTAATGATGCCTCACATCAAGAAATGCGCTCACTGGTTTGTGCTCAATGCCATGTGGAGTATTATTTCGATAAAGATAAGCCGGGTAAAGAAGGTGCTAATTATCTTACCTTTCCATGGAAGGATGGAATGGATGTGGAATCAGCAGAAGCCTATTATGATAAAACAGATTTTGCCGATTGGGTGCATCCAATTAGTAAAACCCGCATGCTAAAAGCGCAACATCCGGATTATGAATTATTTCAACAAGGCGTTCATGCCAAACGCGGTGTGAGTTGTGCCGATTGCCATATGCCTTACAAATCAGAAGGAGGGCAAAAATTCACGGATCACCATATTGGGTCTCCTTTAGAAAATGTGGAAAATTCATGCTTTGTTTGTCATAGAGAAAAAGTTTCTGATTTGGTAAGTGATGTTTATGAACGTCAAAGAAAAATAAAAGAAGGAACTTCAAAATTGCAGACTTTAATAGCTAAAGCGCATATAGAAGCCGGAAAAGCATGGGAATTAGGAGCTACAGAGGAGCAAATGAAAGAAATTCAAAAAGGTATCCGACATGCACAATGGAGATGGGACTATTCTGTAGCCTCACATGGTGCTGCTTTTCATGCTCCCTTGGAAACGAGTAGAATAGTTACCTCGGCTACCAGAATTATAATGGAATCTAGATTAAAATTAATGCAATTACTCAATTCTTTGGGCCATTCGGGAGATGTGGAAATGCCTAACTTAAATAGTAAAGAAGCCCTTCAAGAATATACCGGAATAGATATAAAGAAGGAACGCTATAATAAAGAAAAATTTCTGGAGGAAATTGTACCTAAGTGGATGAAAGAAGGGAAAGAAAGAGAAGCAAAAATGAATGTAAAAGAAGTGGGATCTAAATAGCCGATCCAAAAAACTCATTAATTATGAAAACCATAGCAAAATTTGGATTGAGCCTATTATTGGCTTTTTCCGCACAACTTTCTTATGCCCAATTTTCAGTTGAGGGACAAATAGTTCAGCGAGCTGAAGTACGGAATGGTGCAGGTCGCTTGATTGGTGTTGATCAAACACCTGCATCATTTATTGCTCATAGGGTTCGACTACAAACCAAATATGAGATGGAGGGCTTCACTTTCTATGCTAGCATTCAAGATGTGCGTACTTGGGGAAATGCTCCTCAAGTTAAAGCTTCGGATGGATTTTTGTCTTTGCATGAAGCATGGGCAGAAACTTCTTTGGGTGACTATTGGAAGATAAAGCTGGGAAGGCAAGAATTGAATTACGATAATTTCCGATTTATTGGAAACCTGGATTGGGCTTTACAAGGAAGAGCCCATGATTTTGCATTGGTAAAATATGAAAAAGAGACCATGAAATTCCATTTTGGTGGAGGCTATAATCAGGATGCGCAAGGCTTAACTGGTAATCTTTTTCAAACGCCCAATCAGTACAAAGTGGCTCAAATGATGCGATATGAAAATAAATGGGGAGATTTTCAGCTTTCTGCACTTTTATGGAATGATGGAAGGCAATTTATAAGCAGAGATTCTTTGGGTGCAGTGGTGGATAGTGATTTATACTACCGACAGACTATTGGTTTACCAACCATAAAATACAAATTTGGGAATACTTTAATATCAGGCTTTTATTATCATCAGTTAGGGAAAGATCCTGTGGGCAGAAATGTAAATGCTTATGATGTGAGTGCTCAACTCACTCAAACTTTAACTTCAAATGCAGATAAGGGGAGTAGTTTTAAAGCAACTTTAGGCTTTGAAATTCTAAGTGGAACCCCGTCAAATTCCGCTGCGGAAAATACTTCTTTCAGCCCCCTTTATGGAACTAACCATATTCATAATGGATATATGGACTTTTTTTATGTGGGGGGAAGATTTGGAGACAATGTTGGCCTACAAGACTATTATCTAAAAGGAAGATATCAGTTTAATTCAAATTTTTTCACACAACTTGATACACACGTTTTTTATGCAGATGCAGATGTAACAGGCTTTGGAGTAGGAGGCCCATCTATTACTCCTGCACCAATTAATTTTGATTCTTATCTTGGGACAGAATTAGATTTTTCTATTGCTTATATCCTAAATAGAGCTGTTTCTATTCAGGGTGGCTATAGCCAAATTTTTGCTTCAGAAACATTTGAATTTTTGCAGGGACAAACTGAATATAAGAGCACTCAAAATTGGGCTTATGTGATGTTCATTTTTAGACCTACAATGAAAAACAGATTTATAGGAATACTACTCTAATGACTAAATTTTTTAAAATAATACTTTCGACTAAGGTCACACTGGTTTTGCTTCTTGCTTTTGCAGGTGCTATGGCTGTGGCTACTTTTATTGAGAATGATTATGGAACAGAAACCGCTAGGGCAATGGTGTATGAGGCATGGTGGTTTGAACTCATCATTGCATGGATGGCCGTTAACTTTCTTGCACACATCAATAAATACAAACTTTTCAGCAAAGGAAAATGGCCGGTTGGCTTGTTTCATGTAGCCTTTGTAATTATCGTTTTGGGAGCAGGTATCACGCGCTATTTCGGTAAAGAAGGCATGATCCATATTCGTGAAAAGCAGGAAGAAAGTACTTTCTATACGAATGAACGCTATTTACAATTGGAAGCATTAGATCATGAAAAACCGCATCATTTTAATAAGAAATTAACTTTTACTCCTAAAACATTCAGCCATTTTGAAACAGATGTAGAACTGGCCGGCAAGGATTTAAAAGTGAAAGTTGCTGATTACATTGCTGCTGGTAAGGAAAGTTTTATTGAAGGGGATCAAACCTATGTTTCACTTGCTGTAACTATGGGAGAAGGCAGAGAAGACTTTCTACTCAAAGAAGGTCAGCAAGTCAAACTGGAAAATATAGCAATTGCAACGAAAAAGGATACTCAAGCTGAAGTAAAGATATTCAAGGAAGAAGGTGAATGGCTGATTGAATCGGATAAACATTTAAGCATAATGGAAATGTCCACGCAAAAAATGGGCACTTTGCATAAAAGTGAGAAAAAACCACTTCAATACATGAGCTTATATCAATGGGACGGAGGAGCATTTTTGGTAAAATCCATAAATGAAAATTCGGCCTTGAGTTATAAAACAGAAGAGGACGAAAAGAAAGCTGAGAATATGACAGATGTGGCTCATTTAGTGGTGGAAGACACAAAAGGCAATAAGCTGACCGATGCATTTGTTCATGTTGTGAGCATTGAACCAGACTGGACAAAATTTGAGTATGAAGGTCAGGAATATGGCATTACTTATGGTCCTAAAGCCATGAAACTTCCGTTTAGCTTATACCTTTCAGATTTTCAATTGGAACGTTATCCTGGAAGTCGAAGCCCTGCCAGTTATGCCAGCGAAGTAGAAGTGAGAGACGGGGAAAATAGTTTTCCTTTTCGGATTTTTATGAATAATGTGCTGGATCATGCAGGCTATCGCTTTTATCAGGCATCTTATGATACTGACGAAAAAGGAACGGTACTTTCCATCAATCAGGACAGACCAGGAACCTACATTACCTATTTGGGCTATACATTATTAACCTTAGGTATGCTCTTGACCCTTTTTGCAAAAGGTAGTCGTTTTTCCTTGCTCAATAAAAAGCTTAGCAGAATGCACAACCATAATACGTCTAAAATAAGCCAGAAATCTACGCTGATTTTAGCCTTACTTTGCTTTAGCTTTTTAGGATTACAAGCACAAGATAAATCAGCCATTGAGCATTCTGTGGTGCCCAAAGAAAAGGCCGATGAATATGGAAAACTGATTGTTCAGGATATGGATGGGCGAATGAAACCGCTCAATACCCTGGCACATGAAATCGTGCGCAAGCTTAGCGGCAAAACATATATGCCAATCCCATTAGAGAATGAGACTGTAAAGTTAAGTCCGGAACAATTTATACTCGCTGTACAGCTTGACCCTATCACCTATGGCAATTTGCCTTTGATAAAGATTGATAAGGAGAAATCACTGGAAGCTTTCAAAGCTTTGGGAATAGAGCCGACAGGTCGATTAAGTTTTAGGCAGTTTCTCGCAGATGATGGAGCTTATAAATTAAACCATTTAGTGGAAACAGCTAATAAGCTAAAACCTTCAGAGCGAAATGAAGGCCACAAGGAGTTGTTGAAAACCGATGAGCGTTTCAACATATTTTACGCCTTGCTTTCAGGGGATTTCTTACGACTTTTTCCATTAGAGGGTGAAGAAAATAATACATGGTTCACTAAAAATCAGTTCGATCAGGGCTTTGGTGAAGAAGACGGACGATTTGTGAAAGATATCATTCCTCTTTATCTGCAAAATCTGGATAAAGGGATTAAAGAAGGAGATTGGACTGGAGCTGATGAAGCTTTGGGCTATTTAAGTCTTTATCAGGAAAAAATAGGTGAGGAGGTTTATCCTTCCGAAATGGAAATTAAAGGTGAGCTACTTTATACTGAATTGAATTTGGGAAGCCGATTATTTGGTCCTTTTTGGCTCATTGGTATAATTATGCTGGTTTTTGCTATTCTTTACCTCTTTTATGATAATAAATTCCTTAGAATTGGATGGAAAGTAGGCACTGTTTTAAGTTGGTTAGGATTATTGGTTTTCACTTTTCATTTAGGGTTAAGATGGTATATAGCCAAGCACCCGCCATGGAGCGATGGCTTTGAAATGCTAGTTTTTGTAGCCTGGGGTGTTTTGTTCTTTGGCTTATTGTTCTCTAGAAAATCGCGCTTTACCTTGCCTTTGGGATTACTTTTTTCAGGCACACTCTTATTTGTTGGCTTTCTGGACTGGCTAAATCCTGAAATCACCAATCTGATGCCAGTACTAAATTCATATTGGCTGAAAATTCATGTGGCTATTATTGTCAGTGGGTATGCACCTTTAGCATTGGCAGCCATAATTGCACTTTTAAGTTTAATACTCTTGATATTCAAACCAAAAAATCCTACTAATCAATGGTGGAAGAGCATGGAAGAATTAACCATTGTAAATGAAATGTCAATTACAATTGGCTTATTTTTATTAGCGGTTGGGACATTCTTGGGAGGTGTTTGGGCTAATGAAAGTTGGGGCAGATACTGGGCTTGGGACCCAAAAGAAACTTGGGCACTGATTTCTGTGATTGTTTATGCCATTGTGCTGCATATTAGGTTAATTCCGAATTTAAGAGATTACTTGATTTTTAACTTAGCTAGTTTGTGGGCTTTTTCTTCCATCATCATGACATCCTTTGGAGTAAATTACTATTTATCAGGATTGCATTCCTATGCAAAAGGAGACCCTGTTCCAATTCCAGGCTGGGTATATTGGGTTGTCGGAACATTACTAGTTATCTCCGTTGGAGCTATTATAAGAAATAAGCAAATGAGATCTCAGGAGAAGTTGAATGTGACTACTTAGATGTTGACCCGATGTATATGGCAGTATATTGCACATTTGATTGAGCAATTTTAATAATAATTGTTAAATGTGTTGTGCATTTAGTATGTATTGGCTTTCCATTGTAAATTCACTTTTGGTCCGACCTAAATGACATTAAGGATATTATTGTACTTCAGGATACTCTTGATAAATACCTCGAAATCTCTAAACCAAACATAATTTGCCTTATCCTCGTTTTTCTAAATGTTTTTATTTTACAAGAGAACCCTCCCTTAGGCATTTAATTTTTACAAATGCCTGACATAGTAGTTTAATAGTTCATTACCAAAAATAAATAGAATCCGCCCGAGTCGGTAGTAGTTTCCACTAGCGAGACGCTAGCGGAAGGAAATTATTTTTCAATGGCGGTTTCCATTCATTATTGAACTCTCTAATGCTCGTGTAAAAGTATTAATCTAGGGTAGTATTTTTGAAATCAATGATTTTCGGTACGATCTGAGAAGCTCGTACCACTTAGTCAAATCTAAATCTGAACCCCTCCAAAAACCCCTACAATTAAGGCTGTTACTACGGCTAGTAGGATAACACTGAATTTCCAAATGCCATGCGCTCTGCGCAATTCCATATATTCCATTACCACCAAAATAAATTTGAATACTGCAAGAGTCATTACAATTCCTGCCGGAATCCATGCCTGAGCCATTTCAATACCCGAAACATAAGCACTCACAACGGTTAATATTATCAAAATGAGGTAAATCAAAATCAATCTTTTCATTTATTAAAAATTTGAAGTTTCAATCATTAAAAAACTAAGTAAATTACATTTCCACGTTTGGGTGTTCTCACCCAAACTTTTACATTAAAGCCCATTGATATCTCACAGAAACTTGAAGGTGATAACACCTTCAAGGGGGAGTGTTTAATAGAATAATCAATTGTTTCACATTAATTTTTTATTATTTCAATTATTAAAAAACCAGATATAGAGCTGGGAAAATCAGCAGCCATATTAAATCACACATATGCCAAAAAGCACCTCCTGATTCAATATCCTCTATTTTAAAGGCTTTCTTATTATTAGTTATTTTCACGAGAATTAAGCTGAGAATTACTAAACCTACTATCACATGAATGAAATGGAAGCCTGTTAACAACCAGTAAAAGGTGAAGAACATATTTTCCTCCACCCCAAGGCCCACATTAAGTTTTTCTTCATATTCAAACCACTTAATGAACAAAAAGGCAGAGCCGATCAAAATAGTAGCAAGCATGGAATAGATGCCGTTTTTGATATTCTCTTTTTTAAAGAAATGAACTGCTGCCGCCATGAAAAATCCACTTGTTAATAATACAATGGTGTTAATACCTCCCAGCGTTTTGTTTAATACGGCAGTTGATTGTGCAAATAACTCAGGCTCTTGAAATCTGTAATATATAAGACCTGCTAGCGCTAGTCCAAAAGTAAAAAGTTCTAGTAAAATCAAAATCCAAAGCAAGATTCCTCCTGGAGGTGATGATATTGCTTTATAGTTCACTTTATTCTGCTGAATTCTTGTTGTTAGCTCCATTCCAATAATCTTTTTTCTCCTTCAATATCTTTTATGTCTGTAATGTCTTGTGACATTTCTACTACACCTTTGTAATTCTTCTGATCGTCCAGAACAGCGAAGTATCTGATGTAGATTAAGCGTCCTTTGAAATTAATCCAGAAAGAAGCCTCACTCTTACTACCAGCTCTGAAAGCCTCCAAAATTTGTAGGACTTTCCCTACACTTTTCGGGGGATGGCAAAATTTAACTTCTCTGCCGATAATGCCC
Protein-coding sequences here:
- a CDS encoding ribonucleoside triphosphate reductase, with product MENYVIKRNGEYQPLKHYKIEDAIKKAFKSVGVEYDVIILKSVLEKLEEKTTWAVEEIQDIIELQLYHYHYFKVMRSFMLYRHTRKLQRNQKKGIKHDTTWVDSTQTINEYIGKDDWRINANANTSYSNAGLVNNVAGKVIANYWLDKVYNKEEGYAHRNGDIHIHDLDCLTGYCAGWSLRVLLNEGFNGVRARVESKPPSHFREALGQMANFLGILQSEWAGAQAFSSFDTYLAPYVFKDQLSYEEVLKGIRSFVYNLNVPARWGQSPFTNITLDWVVPEDLREQIPTKKDQHLFSNVQDEILKQKAQARGAKSMEELTYQHFKEEMDMINKAYYTVMTEGDANGQPFTFPIPTVNITEDFDWHGKNTDILFENTAKIGSSYFQNFIGSQYTYDEEGNKIENPLAYKPNAVRSMCCRLQLDLRELLKRGNGLFGSAEMTGSIGVVTINMARLGYLYKGNEEAFYERLDFLLGIAKSTLEKKRKFIQEMYDRGLYPYTKRYLTHFRNHFSTIGVNGMNEMIRNFTDEEFDITSHEGMKLSSQILEYIRTRMKQYQEETGNLYNLEATPAEGTTYRFAKEDKKRFPEILQAGMEENIYYTNSSQIPASHTDDPFEALMLQDDLQCMYTGGTVLHLYMREKISSAEACRNLVKKVMTNFKLPYITVTPVFSICPTHGYLTGEHEYCPKCDDNLKEQLEVEESEF
- the nrdD gene encoding anaerobic ribonucleoside-triphosphate reductase, which codes for MEAQVKTATKLEKSNELRTKCLVYTRVMGYHRPVESFNIGKKGEHKERKHFNE
- a CDS encoding anaerobic ribonucleoside-triphosphate reductase activating protein codes for the protein MSKGTPIYDITPFTLLDYPDKTACIIWYAGCNMRCGYCYNPDIVLGKGKISIEEVLRFLKSRKGLLDGIVMSGGECTMHPSLITFAQEVKKLGMLIKVDTNGSRPGVLKKLYENGTLDYVALDFKATPQKFQSITKSNLFTPFEKSLSFLIQHQIPFEVRTTVHSKQLSSDDICKMRDYLSEKGYRGTYYLQHYVNDTKTIESLKPSDKNMLDQNFSKQNLKVEIRSSL
- a CDS encoding ATP-binding protein — encoded protein: MAYYRKQIETLLSWKEENNRKPLVLRGARQVGKTTLINIFSQNYKQFISLNLEKKKDANYFKTYKEANVLLEALLLINRLQDVEKKETLLFIDEIQECPEAIALLRYFYEELPHLHVIAAGSLLEHSLSQVKSFPVGRVKYLYIFPMNFQEFLLAHKMDALLEQLGKIPINQAAHQVAMDWFHSYALVGGMPEVVANNTNQEGISQLSPIYESIWASYQDDVPKYAKNATEEKVIRHLMRTAPLYLDARVTFQGFGNSNYRSREVGESFRALDDTKIIQLIYPGTSVDYPLVTDYRKSPRLQFLDTGLLNHALGIQADLLAVEDLSTSYKGALLPHLITQELISMQEQSYQKPNFWVRQKKDAQAEVDLVYSYRGHIIPIEIKSGKVGKLRSLHQFIDAAPHPFAVRMYAGKFSIESHKTPKGTPYHLMNLPYYLTLYLEKYLTYFIENTSV
- the nrfH gene encoding cytochrome c nitrite reductase small subunit translates to MDILQPIKKLLIKIGLEPGRKWKKVAIVSFAAFVGLGFYILKVSHAVSYLSDDPQACVNCHIMMPQYVTWNHSSHREVATCNGCHVPHDNIFNQYFFKAKDGLYHASVFTMRAEPQVIQALEASQAVIQSNCIRCHEDQVTDAKMGSFVEDHHSKRTDRTCWECHRDVPHGRVKSLSSVGSQIEPIKVHVPEDREIIPKWLKESMKEENSQKPKTISP
- the nrfA gene encoding ammonia-forming cytochrome c nitrite reductase, with the translated sequence MKNWILFGITAIAVFLLAMLAYTIIDRKAEARFAYQPKVEIQSIEPRDSVWGLNYPRQYQSYMKTADTTFKSMYNTSGFADILDEQSELVVLWAGYGFGKDYNQPRGHVYAVADILKTLRTGAPMKQGDGPMPSTCWTCKSPDVPRLMKEMGATEFYSKQFSDLGSEVINPIGCADCHDPNTMNLTVTRPALIEAYEAMGKNINDASHQEMRSLVCAQCHVEYYFDKDKPGKEGANYLTFPWKDGMDVESAEAYYDKTDFADWVHPISKTRMLKAQHPDYELFQQGVHAKRGVSCADCHMPYKSEGGQKFTDHHIGSPLENVENSCFVCHREKVSDLVSDVYERQRKIKEGTSKLQTLIAKAHIEAGKAWELGATEEQMKEIQKGIRHAQWRWDYSVASHGAAFHAPLETSRIVTSATRIIMESRLKLMQLLNSLGHSGDVEMPNLNSKEALQEYTGIDIKKERYNKEKFLEEIVPKWMKEGKEREAKMNVKEVGSK
- a CDS encoding alginate export family protein; the encoded protein is MKTIAKFGLSLLLAFSAQLSYAQFSVEGQIVQRAEVRNGAGRLIGVDQTPASFIAHRVRLQTKYEMEGFTFYASIQDVRTWGNAPQVKASDGFLSLHEAWAETSLGDYWKIKLGRQELNYDNFRFIGNLDWALQGRAHDFALVKYEKETMKFHFGGGYNQDAQGLTGNLFQTPNQYKVAQMMRYENKWGDFQLSALLWNDGRQFISRDSLGAVVDSDLYYRQTIGLPTIKYKFGNTLISGFYYHQLGKDPVGRNVNAYDVSAQLTQTLTSNADKGSSFKATLGFEILSGTPSNSAAENTSFSPLYGTNHIHNGYMDFFYVGGRFGDNVGLQDYYLKGRYQFNSNFFTQLDTHVFYADADVTGFGVGGPSITPAPINFDSYLGTELDFSIAYILNRAVSIQGGYSQIFASETFEFLQGQTEYKSTQNWAYVMFIFRPTMKNRFIGILL